From a single Saimiri boliviensis isolate mSaiBol1 chromosome 7, mSaiBol1.pri, whole genome shotgun sequence genomic region:
- the PTMS gene encoding parathymosin isoform X1, whose product MSEKSVEAAAELSAKDLKEKKEKVEEKASRKERKKEVVEEEENGAEEEEEETAEDGEEEDEGEEEDEEEDDEEDEGPTLKRAAEEEVWAGLPGLRGCQGCSRAGRPLDLDPG is encoded by the exons ATGTCGGAGAAAAGCGTGGAGGCAGCGGCCGAGTTGAGCGCCAAG GAcctgaaggagaagaaggagaaggtggaggagaaGGCAAGCCGGAAAGAGCGAAAGAAAGAAGTGGTGGAG GAGGAGGAGAACggggctgaggaggaagaagaagaaactgctgaggatggagaggaggaagatgaaggggaagaagaag ATGAGGAAGAAGACGACGAGGAAGACGAAGGGCCCACGCTGAAGAGAGCTGCCGAAGAGGAGGTTTGGGCTGGGTTGCCGGGCCTGAGGGGCTGTCAGGGATGCAGCCGGGCCGGGCGCCCTTTGGATTTGGACCCAG GATGA
- the LAG3 gene encoding lymphocyte activation gene 3 protein, which translates to MWEAQFLGLLFLQPLWVAPVKPPQPGAEVSEVWAQEGAPAQLPCSPTIPLQDLSLLRRGGVTWQHQPDSGPPAPVPGQPPAPGPRPVAPSSRRPGPRRYTVLSVAPGGLRSGRLPLQPRVQLEERGRQRGDFSLWLRPARRADAGEYRAAVHLRDRTLSCRLRLRVGQASMTASPAGSLRTSDWVILNCSFSRPDRPASVQWFRGGGQGRVSVQESPHHHLAESFLFLPQVSPLDSGPWGCTLNYRDGFNVSIVYNLTVLGLEPPTPLTVYAGAGSRVELPCRLPPGVGTQSFLTAKWAPPGGGPDLLVAGDNGNFTLQLEDVSQAQAGTYTCHIYLQGQQLSATVTLAVITVTPKSSGSPGSLGKLLCEVTPASGQERFVWSPLDTPSQRSFPGPWLEAQDTQLLSQPWQCQLYQGERLLGAAVYFTELSSPGAQRSGRAPGALHAGHLPLLLILGILSLLLLVTGAVGFHHWRRQWRPRRFSALEQGIHPPQAQSKTEELEQEPEPEPEPEPEREPEPEPEPEQP; encoded by the exons ATGTGGGAGGCTCAGTTCCTGGGCTTGCTGTTTCTGCAGCCACTGTGGGTGGCTCCAG TGAAGCCTCCTCAGCCAGGGGCTGAGGTCTCGGAGGTGTGGGCCCAGGAGGGGGCTCCTGCCCAGCTCCCCTGCAGCCCCACAATCCCCCTCCAGGATCTCAGCCTTCTTCGAAGAGGAGGGGTCACTTGGCAGCATCAACCAGACAG TGGCCCGCCCGCTCCCGTCCCCGGCCAGCCCCCGGCCCCCGGCCCTCGCCCGGTGGCGCCCTCCTCTCGGAGGCCCGGGCCCCGCCGCTACACGGTGCTGAGCGTGGCTCCCGGAGGCCTGCGCAGCGGGAGGCTGCCCCTGCAGCCCCGGGTCCAGCTGGAGGAGCGCGGCCGGCAGCGCGGGGACTTCTCGCTGTGGCTGCGCCCAGCCCGGCGCGCTGACGCCGGCGAGTACCGCGCCGCGGTGCACCTCCGGGACCGCACCCTCTCCTGCCGCCTCCGTCTGCGCGTGGGCCAGGCCTCGA TGACTGCCAGCCCCGCAGGGTCTCTCAGGACCTCCGACTGGGTCATTTTGAATTGTTCCTTCAGCCGCCCTGACCGCCCGGCCTCTGTGCAATGGTTCCGGGGCGGGGGCCAGGGCCGAGTCTCTGTCCAGGAGTCCCCCCATCACCACTTAGCCGAAAGCTTCCTCTTCCTGCCCCAAGTCAGCCCCTTGGACTCTGGGCCCTGGGGCTGCACCCTCAACTACAGAGATGGCTTCAATGTCTCCATCGTGTACAATCTCACTGTTCTGG GTCTGGAGCCCCCAACTCCCTTGACAGTGTATGCTGGAGCAGGTTCCAGGGTGGAGCTGCCCTGCCGCCTGCCACCTGGTGTGGGGACCCAGTCTTTCCTCACTGCCAAGTGGGCTCCTCCTGGAGGAGGCCCTGACCTCCTGGTGGCTGGAGACAATGGCAACTTTACCCTTCAACTAGAGGATGTAAGCCAGGCCCAGGCTGGGACCTACACCTGCCACATCTATCTGCAGGGACAGCAGCTCAGTGCCACTGTCACACTGGCAGTCATCACAG tAACTCCCAAATCCTCTGGGTCACCTGGCTCCCTGGGGAAGCTGCTTTGTGAGGTGACTCCAGCATCTGGACAAGAACGCTTTGTGTGGAGCCCCCTGGACACGCCGTCCCAGAGGAGTTTCCCAGGACCCTGGCTGGAGGCACAGGACACCCAGCTCCTTTCCCAGCCCTGGCAATGCCAGCTGTACCAGGGGGAGAGGCTTCTTGGAGCAGCAGTATACTTCACAGAGCTGTCTAGCCCAG GTGCCCAACGCTCCGGGAGAGCCCCAGGCGCCCTCCATGCAGGCCACCTCCCGCTGCTTCTCATCCTTGGTAtcctctctctgctccttttGGTGACTGGAGCCGTTGGCTTTCACCATTGGAGAAGACAG TGGCGACCTAGAAGATTTTCTGCCTTGGAGCAAGGGATTCACCCTCCGCAGGCTCAGAGCAAGACAGAGGAGCTGGAGCAAGAACCGGAGCCGGAGCCGGAACCGGAGCCGGAGCGggagcccgagcccgagcccgagccaGAGCAGCCCTGA
- the PTMS gene encoding parathymosin isoform X2 produces MSEKSVEAAAELSAKDLKEKKEKVEEKASRKERKKEVVEEEENGAEEEEEETAEDGEEEDEGEEEDEEEDDEEDEGPTLKRAAEEEDEADPKRQKTENGASA; encoded by the exons ATGTCGGAGAAAAGCGTGGAGGCAGCGGCCGAGTTGAGCGCCAAG GAcctgaaggagaagaaggagaaggtggaggagaaGGCAAGCCGGAAAGAGCGAAAGAAAGAAGTGGTGGAG GAGGAGGAGAACggggctgaggaggaagaagaagaaactgctgaggatggagaggaggaagatgaaggggaagaagaag ATGAGGAAGAAGACGACGAGGAAGACGAAGGGCCCACGCTGAAGAGAGCTGCCGAAGAGGAG GATGAAGCGGATCCCAAGcggcagaagacagaaaatgggGCATCAGCGTGA